The Thalassophryne amazonica chromosome 8, fThaAma1.1, whole genome shotgun sequence genome includes a window with the following:
- the LOC117515785 gene encoding cholesterol 25-hydroxylase-like protein 1, member 2, translating to MDLADISGAFGKEPLLQPLWDSLRLHYRDFLRSPLFPVILTVSSYFVFCLPFLVCDIMGDRWVWVQQFKIQPSRQPTASMLLHCAGVTLYNHVFLVLPASVAQWVWRPPVDLPDCAPTMMELIAGVIGNLLLFDFQYFIWHFLHHKIRWLYVTFHAIHHHYSAPFALATQCLGGWELLTVGFWTTLNPVILRCHLLTTWIFMLVHVYISIEDHCGYDFPWSTSRLIPFGIFGGPSKHDVHHQKPHTNFAPHFSHWDKIFGTHSDFSFSAA from the coding sequence ATGGATCTTGCAGATATAAGTGGAGCTTTTGGAAAGGAGCCTTTGCTGCAGCCTCTATGGGACAGCTTGAGGCTCCACTACAGAGACTTTTTGAGATCTCCACTCTTCCCCGTTATTCTGACTGTGTCATCCTACTTTGTCTTCTGCCTTCCTTTCCTGGTTTGTGACATCATGGGAGACAGGTGGGTGTGGGTCCAACAATTCAAAATCCAACCCAGCCGACAGCCAACGGCCTCCATGCTGCTGCACTGTGCAGGTGTCACCCTGTACAACCACGTATTCCTTGTGCTCCCAGCGTCAGTGGCCCAGTGGGTGTGGAGGCCTCCTGTGGATCTGCCAGACTGTGCTCCAACCATGATGGAGCTGATCGCCGGAGTGATTGGCAACCTCCTGCTCTTTGACTTCCAATACTTCATCTGGCACTTCCTGCATCACAAGATCCGCTGGCTGTATGTCACCTTCCACGCCATCCATCATCATTACTCGGCTCCCTTCGCTCTGGCCACTCAGTGTCTCGGTGGTTGGGAGCTGCTCACTGTAGGCTTTTGGACAACTCTGAATCCAGTGATCCTGAGGTGCCACCTGCTCACCACATGGATTTTTATGTTGGTGCATGTCTACATTTCAATAGAGGACCACTGTGGCTATGACTTCCCATGGTCCACATCACGTCTGATACCATTTGGGATCTTTGGAGGGCCCAGCAAGCACGATGTGCACCACCAAAAACCTCACACCAACTTTGCACCACACTTCAGCCACTGGGATAAAATATTTGGAACACATTCTGATTTCAGCTTTTCTGCTGCATAG